GCTTGAAGAATTCAAAGGGATCTTTTAAAGATGGAGTTTTTCCATCAGAGAAATCCATggaatattatttttatatcagcTGGAATCAAACTGCTTTAAGGTaggttttaaagaaaaataaatcagaattaTTCACTGAGTCATATGTGAGTGGATCTACAGACATACTGTATGGATTATATGACTATATTGAACGTTTttctaaaggcccagacacaggCCGTTATGCAACAGTTAACTGTCTTTCTCGGGCGTTTCATATACCAACAGGAATCTCAATCTTTAAAGCGTGAAACCTGTGGTTTCTCTAAATATTTTAAGCTGCctataattgttttatttatcgCTAAGAGTGCGGTTTTACCAAAAGTATGCTGAGTTCGCCTGATCACGGGATTATTCAGATTTTGGGTTGTATATTTATTgagaaaatattaaattaaaatgcatgcacacatttgcaTTCAACAGTTTAAATCATATTTGGATTAATCTAATGGTATCGTCAGGAACAGGCCTGTCACACAGCTGTTATTTAAAGGGAGCCGGTAACGTATGGAGGCGCGCAGCACCGCGGGGGTTTGGCTGCTCCTCTGCAGTTCAACAGTAGCTCTTAACCCCGGTGCAGCCCGGGTCACCATGTGTCATCCAGGCCGTTTCTGTCAGGCACCCCGCGTCTGCTTTGATGTCTCTGTAGATTGCATTTCACCAGAGAATCATTAGTCTTGGTCTGAAAGTATTAAGCCTGTCTCGCGAAGCAAAATAATTCAACAAAAGTCGTAAAATATATTCACACTCTTCTGCTGTAACTGTCCAAAATTTCAATTccctttaaaattaaaatatgtaaaacaaagtCTGTCCACTGACTCTGCAGATTTCACGCACCGGTCCACATCCAAATCACCCGTGCGCAATTACGCACAACAAGAACCCAGAAATGTAAACTAAAACTTGGCGATATAAAATTAGTTCACACGAACAAAAAGGTCACATCAGCTCTTTCATGTTTCTAACACTTCTGTGCCTCACTTAGCCTAATTGTTGCCCAACTGCTGACCTGGAGAAAGAACAGGCTTTGTAGGTTTGTAGATTTACAGCCTTCCCTCCTACTTTGAAAATCCAATTATTTTACTAAAACCACGACAGCCTCGCCTGGCTCCCGGTGAAACTATAAAACTGGACAGGCTGTGCCAACCGGAGCGGGTTTAAAACATAAACCATCCTGgttttgctgacattttcatttctgcTACATGTTTATAtgactttatttactttatctGGTGTCATGATTCACATAAACCCCCTGGCAGTGCCCTCAGAGATCCAAATCAGTTTCAGCTCTGCTGTAGttcttaaacaaataaaatctacAGAAACCGGAGAATATAAAAAAGACTTAAGTATTGATGAAAACTAACACAATATCTTTTTGTTCTTCCTTTTGatccacctcctccctcctctccatctctgaatcTTTCACTTTGCAACTGAAACAGACATCTAACATTCCCTGCCTTCTATCTTTAAAAACTATTTTATAATTTCCCATCATGGACCTCTCAGGCTCTTTGCCTCCACCTTCCCCATACACCTTCCCTATCATCCCCAATTTCtctgccccctcctcctctccctccatctccccaTCACCCAGCCTGGCTTCCACGGCTCTCTTctgctccctcctctccctcctctccttaaTGGGCATCACAGGAAACCTGTACACTCTGGGCCTCCTTCTGAAGCGCAGGAGAAGTAGGAGAAGACGTGGAGCAGGACCGGCCTGCTGCCTAATGAGAGTACCTGTCCCATCCTGCCTCGCCaactcctcctccccttcctccacccccatctcttcttcctctccctcctcctctctttacCTCCAGGTGCTGAGCCTCGCGCTCGCTGATCTGCTCTACCTTTTCACTGCCCCCTTCATCGTGTACGACAGCCTGGCGTCCGGCTGGGCCTTTGGCGAACTGGGCTGCCGCCTCCTCCTGAGCCTCGACCTCCTCACCATGCACGCCTCCATCTTCACTCTCACCGCCATGAGTCTGGACCGCTACCGGGCTGTGGCTCATCCCCtgcacacctcctcctccaactCCTCCAGCCTGCTGCGTGTAGGCCTGGCCTGGGGGCTGGCTGTGGCTCTTAGCCTGCCTATGATGATCACGCTGCACCTGGAGGATGGGGAGAACCAGGAGGGCCAGCTGTGTGTGCCGGCGTGGGACGAACAGAGCTCCAAGGCCTACCTGAGCGTGCTCTTCTGCACCAGCATTCTTGGTCCTGGGCTGGCCATCGGAGCACTTTACGCTACTCTAGGCCGGCTTTACTGGGTGTCTCAAACCAGGCCTGCTTGGGCCAGCGGGGGCAGCAGTGCTTGTCCTCCCCGTGCCCCCAAACCCAaagtcctcctcctcatcctcggCATTGTCCTGGCCTTCTGGGCCTGCTTCCTCCCTTTCTGGATCTGGCAGCTGCTGCCTCTCTACCAGCCCGACATGCTGCGGACAGTACCAGTGGGGACACAGGTGACAGTGAATCGTATCCTCACAGGGCTGACGTACGGGAACTCTTGTGTGAATCCATTTTTCTACACGCTATTGACTGGAAAACGAAGACGCAACCGGCAGACGCTGACATCAGCAAATCAGCTCAGCCGTAAGAGCAGTCCACTGCAGTAGTGTTTGTGACTAACAGCAGAGACAATAGTGTGTACATATATGTGTGAAAAGGTACTGTATATGAATGCTTTATGAGTTCAATAACTGGTGCCAAAGACTATTGATCTATCCCTGGACACAGGACAATGCTAAGCTAATGATAGCACTTTGtataaatgctttgtgttggGAGACAATCGAGATGACAATCTCTGTACGATATACATGAAAAAATATGTCTTTAATTGCTGTAGTAACCGAGTTTACATGTTGATCATTTGAttctaaatgtttttaatgataatatttGTCTCTATGGTAAAGTAATTCAATGGAATTTCTATCACAAGTGGTTACTACAGTAATTTCTTGTGCAGAGGAGTGATTTATCAAGTCAACAGAAAACCCGTACTGTATTCAGTAACATCAGGAGAGCAGAGTTTATGCTGTATGTTGCGCGAGCGTTTCCCGTAAAACCCTGATGCACTTCTGCTTGTTTTCGCAGAACTAtcaaagaaaatgtttgtttttaaacaacTGGCTGTGACTGGTCGGGACCTCGTCGGGACATTTTTCTGAGACCTTGTTTGTTGACTTAATGAATTATGTTTGAGCGGGTCAACAGTCTTTGTTTGCTTCCCCTGAACCCTGACATATCTAAAACaattgacttttaa
This DNA window, taken from Epinephelus moara isolate mb chromosome 6, YSFRI_EMoa_1.0, whole genome shotgun sequence, encodes the following:
- the uts2r3 gene encoding urotensin-2 receptor: MDLSGSLPPPSPYTFPIIPNFSAPSSSPSISPSPSLASTALFCSLLSLLSLMGITGNLYTLGLLLKRRRSRRRRGAGPACCLMRVPVPSCLANSSSPSSTPISSSSPSSSLYLQVLSLALADLLYLFTAPFIVYDSLASGWAFGELGCRLLLSLDLLTMHASIFTLTAMSLDRYRAVAHPLHTSSSNSSSLLRVGLAWGLAVALSLPMMITLHLEDGENQEGQLCVPAWDEQSSKAYLSVLFCTSILGPGLAIGALYATLGRLYWVSQTRPAWASGGSSACPPRAPKPKVLLLILGIVLAFWACFLPFWIWQLLPLYQPDMLRTVPVGTQVTVNRILTGLTYGNSCVNPFFYTLLTGKRRRNRQTLTSANQLSRKSSPLQ